From one Babesia bovis T2Bo chromosome 3, whole genome shotgun sequence genomic stretch:
- a CDS encoding putative 18S rRNA (guanine-N(7))-methyltransferase, translated as MATRPEHLAPPEIYYNSDEARRYTVNTHIRDIQIAMSQRATEMLLLPEDESCLVLDIGCGSGLSGSVLNDNNHFWVGVDISTHMLDEAIANGCDQEGDMILGDIGEPMNFKPQSFDGAISISALQWLCVANKSSHEPYKRLIAFFKWLYRSLNYGARAAIQFYPENAEQIEMITSAATRCSFGGGLVVDFPESAKAKKYYLCIWAGMTGLPQKMPQALMEVDEEEEDTVPTVGSNQRRNKRKRKQETIRQRIINKKQQQRRRGIETRPDTKYTGRRRPARF; from the exons ATGGCAACGAGACCTGAACATTTAGCGCCACCCGAAATT TACTACAACAGCGATGAAGCACGAAGGTATACAGTGAACACGCATATCCGCGATATCCAAATCGCAATGAGCCAACGTGCAACAGAGATGCTACTGCTACCAGAG GATGAATCATGCCTTGTACTGGATATAGGCTGCGGAAGCGGACTTAGCGGATCAGTACTCAACGATAACAACCACTTCTGGGTGGGAGTGGATATCAGCACCCACATGCTGGACGAAGCAATAGCAAACGGCTGCGACCAGGAAGGTGATATGATATTGGGAGATATAGGAGAACCCATGAATTTCAAGCCTCAGAGCTTCGATGGAGCTATCAGCATAAGCGCATTGCAGTGGCTATGCGTAGCCAACAAGTCATCACATGAACCTTACAAACGACTTATCGCATTCTTCAAGTGGCTTTATCGCAGCCTGAATTACGGAGCAAGAGCAGCCATACAGTTCTACCCAGAAAATGCAGAACAAATCGAAATGATAACTTCAGCAGCCACAAGGTGCAGCTTTGGAGGTGGACTTGTAGTGGACTTCCCAGAGTCAGCAAAGGCAAAGAA GTACTACCTATGTATATGGGCAGGGATGACAGGTTTACCGCAGAAGATGCCGCAGGCACTCATGGAAgttgatgaagaagaagaggatACAGTTCCAACAGTAGGATCAAATCAAAGAAGAAATAAACGAAAAAGGAAGCAGGAAACCATCAGACAACGAATCATCAataaaaaacaacaacaacgAAGAAga GGCATTGAAACTAGACCTGATACGAAATATACAGGACGACGAAGACCAGCACGATTCTAG
- a CDS encoding U3 small nnucleolar RNA-associated protein 6 family protein: MAAQVQQQLEGMVPELRKLTELQIFTDEEVRDIVERRRKFEYAVISSDLVYSRNSYREYISYEIELDRVLQKRLRKVKSSDNSASVRYTVPSDRGNVPIKVIVRRRIHRLFNRCLKRFVTNIELWKEYCAFCYRIKAFGVMNRAIMDALSKNPTCEALWKIAVKYTLTLNGSIAARNVIQLALRANPRSLSLFMLLLELEVQAGYKIHELSESPTDDNYEEPVELSTKTWVTILRHSLKTLKDGDVFRMLFFGASICARVSRVTSFTQALNDYDVFAKLLFDEMFSRRDKYPLLGLYIWQHRLLEAIVSQKTEGIDSIDPNEVFTAMIDDCESNPGMTTLIARFIDVVLTEQGYNEPSDAGTTDEILWYTDVDGGDQDDTNGSLHDTDLGHPCDAEIDIYCEGVSILKDICFLRITPEIYDQLSQNCEFTRRMLTRKQLTQLKCIYRNFVLQKVQNTVIALKNADNDIVDTVASSADDVVRLVKGHLQGFASTVSVYSLCIGMCKHMPEDILVPFSTMVESNVLKVLARNDVKEHIRIGVTLLILGWDRVTPERKLALLKSCTVALNRDQLLLGVDIVLESGQEPLVQLVMHLLDASGKLIVEDIADGGTLINALLSKVEKQVPNLVEYLSHWDSNTNSHRNVDVITVATALWCIARIMATVDTKLKVIGSTDSTPDECNAISRESSGTVHHVIKLCEEAVNASSRITIQDRGLQAIFQSRCWSRYLQCAKWIEELQLLYPMLEINDIELTSDTVASRAYAQLGTGFISNLKH; the protein is encoded by the exons ATGGCAGCACAAGTGCAGCAGCAGCTCGAGGGCATGGTCCCCGAGTTGCGCAAGTTGACCGAGCTACAAATATTCACAGATGAAGAAGTACGAGATATAGTAGAGCGGCGTAGAAAATTCGAATATGCAGTAATCAGTAGCGATCTAGTATACTCACGCAACTCCTACCGAGAATACATCAGTTATGAAATTGAACTGGACCGCGTTCTCCAAAAGCGGCTGCGGAAGGTCAAGTCCTCAGATAATAG TGCTAGTGTGCGCTATACAGTGCCCTCGGACCGTGGTAACGTGCCCATCAAGGTAATAGTACGACGCCGTATACACAGGTTGTTCAACCGATGTCTAAAAAGGTTCGTTACCAACATCGAGCTGTGGAAGGAGTATTGCGCGTTCTGCTATCGCATAAAGGCATTCGGCGTCATGAATCGTGCCATAATGGACGCGCTGTCTAAAAATCCGACATGTGAAGCGCTGTGGAAGATTGCAGTAAAGTACACCCTGACACTTAACGGAAGCATTGCCGCAAGAAATGTCATTCAACTGGCCCTGCGTGCAAACCCAAGGAGCTTATCTTTATTCATGCTACTCCTGGAACTGGAAGTACAAGCTGGATACAAGATTCACGAGTTATCTGAGTCGCCTACAGATGACAATTATGAAGAGCCGGTTGAACTGTCCACTAAAACGTGGGTAACAATCCTGCGACATAGCTTAAAGACTTTAAAGGATGGTGACGTGTTCCGAATGCTGTTTTTTGGAGCATCTATATGCGCCCGTGTGAGTCGCGTGACGTCGTTCACCCAAGCACTCAATGATTATGACGTCTTTGCAAAGTTGTTGTTCGATGAAATGTTTTCTCGACGGGATAAATACCCGCTGCTAGGGCTTTATATATGGCAGCATAGGTTGCTGGAGGCCATCGTGTCACAGAAAACGGAAGGCATAGATTCGATTGATCCCAATGAAGTATTCACAGCTATGATTGACGACTGCGAGTCTAACCCAGGAATGACCACCTTGATTGCCCGGTTTATAGACGTGGTACTAACTGAACAAGGATATAATGAACCGTCAGATGCTGGCACAACAGATGAAATACTATGGTATACAGATGTAGATGGCGGTGATCAGGATGACACCAATGGTAGCTTACATGATACTGACCTTGGCCACCCATGCGATGCCGAGATAGATATCTATTGTGAAGGTGTATCCATACTAAAGGATATCTGCTTCCTGAGAATCACACCTGAAATATACGACCAACTGTCACAGAATTGTGAGTTCACCAGGCGCATGCTCACCCGCAAGCAGTTGACACAACTCAAATgcatatatcgcaatttcGTTCTTCAGAAAGTACAAAACACCGTTATCGCTCTGAAGAATGCAGACAATGATATTGTCGACACTGTTGCCAGCTCTGCCGATGATGTTGTACGGCTTGTTAAAGGGCATCTACAGGGCTTTGCATCCACAGTTTCAGTATACAGCCTGTGTATAGGCATGTGCAAACATATGCCCGAGGATATATTAGTACCGTTCTCGACCATGGTAGAGTCAAATGTACTCAAGGTACTGGCCAGGAACGATGTGAAGGAGCACATACGCATTGGAGTCACGCTACTGATTCTAGGTTGGGATCGAGTTACGCCAGAACGTAAGCTTGCACTTTTAAAGTCATGCACAGTGGCACTTAACCGAGACCAGCTGCTGCTAGGTGTAGATATCGTACTAGAATCGGGCCAAGAACCTCTGGTTCAGCTTGTTATGCATTTGCTAGATGCTAGTGGCAAGCTGATAGTAGAGGACATTGCTGATGGCGGTACCCTGATCAACGCATTGCTTAGCAAAGTGGAGAAACAAGTGCCAAACCTAGTTGAATACCTAAGCCATTGGGATTCCAACACAAACTCACATCGTAACGTCGACGTTATAACGGTGGCCACCGCCCTATGGTGCATAGCACGCATAATGGCCACGGTAGATACAAAGCTAAAGGTTATAGGCTCTACTGACTCCACACCAGATGAATGCAATGCTATATCCCGAGAGTCAAGCGGTACTGTACACCACGTAATCAAGCTATGTGAAGAAGCGGTTAATGCCAGTTCACGTATCACAATACAGGATCGTGGACTGCAAGCAATTTTCCAAAGCAGATGCTGGAGCAGATACCTGCAGTGTGCCAAGTGGATCGAGGAGTTGCAGCTACTGTATCCCATGCTGGAAATAAACGATATTGAATTGACCTCGGATACCGTAGCATCACGAGCTTACGCCCAGTTGGGAACAGGGTTCATCAGTAACCTAAAACATTAA
- a CDS encoding DnaJ domain family protein produces the protein MADAADKPGDEDDILNFFFSEIESIDKAKKDTDVMTLNAKELCLRLTSQNFASPYQVLQLRHNATEDEIKKRYRKMSLMIHPDKFKHERAQDAFNVLLNAFNEIQQSDSREKYKQVYEEAKKKVYKRHKANPNATTLDLIAAGVLDSDLQQIENEIQRECDDMLRKHQERREYAERCVRANMEYEKQLAAEQVEKEKEQLNHQVEWDKTRDMRVSSWRSFQGQVTAKDFKLQAFRTVEPKREQRADIDGIKRGTIAESQTDRKEKRKKIVHQDTYKENWR, from the exons ATGGCGGATGCTGCGGATAAGCCGGGTGATGAGGATGATATCCTCAACTTCTTCTTCTCTGAGATTGAGTCCATTG ATAAGGCTAAGAAGGACACTGACGTCATGACTTTGAACGCCAAGGAGCTGTGCTTGAGGTTAACATCGCAGAATTTTGCAAGTCCATATCAAGTATTGCAGCTTAGGCACAATGCTACAGAGGACGAGATAAAGAAACGTTATCGCAAG ATGTCATTGATGATCCATCCGGATAAATTCAAGCATGAGCGTGCTCAGGATGCATTCAATG TTTTGCTTAATGCGTTCAACGAGATTCAGCAGTCAGACTCTCGTGAGAAGTATAAGCAGGTGTATGAGGAGGCCAAGAAGAAGGTTTACAAGCGCCACAAGGCCAATCCAAACGCCACCACACTGGACTTGATTGCTGCGGGTGTGCTTGACAGTGATTTACAGCAGATAGAGAACGAGATCCAACGTGAGTGTGACGACATGCTGCGCAAACATCAAGAGCGTCGTGAGTATGCTGAGCGTTGTGTAAGGGCCAACATGGAGTATGAGAAGCAG CTTGCTGCTGAGCAGGTAGAGAAGGAGAAGGAGCAGTTGAACCATCAGGTTGAATGGGATAAAACACGTGACATGCGTGTTTCTAGTTGGAGGAGCTTCCAg GGTCAGGTTACTGCTAAGGACTTTAAGTTACAGGCTTTTAGGACGGTAGAGCCTAAGCGTGAGCAGCGTGCTGACATAGATGGTATAAAGCGCGGTACTATAGCTGAGTCTCAAACCGATCGCAAGGAAAAGCGCAAGAAGATAGTGCACCAAGACACTTACAAGGAGAATTGGCGATAG
- a CDS encoding Ubiquitin-conjugating enzyme spm2, with the protein MDEVKVPRSFKLLDELERGQKGSVSEWVSFGLERPDDITLSNWSCTILGYPGTTFENRIYSLEVYCGDDYPDVPPVVKFVTKINLPGVDSEGNVNPDCFAVLKNWRRNSSIEAVLVDIRRHMAAMNTRRLPQPEEGDCY; encoded by the exons ATGGATGAG GTCAAGGTACCGAGGAGTTTCAAGCTTCTCGATGAGTTAGAGCGTGGGCAGAAGGGTTCTGTTAGCGAGTGGGTTTCTTTTGGTCTTGAGCGTCCGGATGACATTACGCTTTCAAATTGGTCGTGTACCATTTTGGGTTACCCTGGA ACCACGTTTGAGAACcgtatatattctttaGAGGTATATTGTGGCGATGACTACCCTGACGTACCGCCAGTAGTCAAGTTTGTTACTAAAATCAACCTTCCAGGTGTAGATTCTGAGGGCAAT GTAAATCCCGATTGCTTTGCTGTATTGAAGAACTGGAGGCGTAACAGCTCCATTGAGGCGGTACTTGTAGACATAAGGCGTCATATGGCTGCGATGAACACTCGCAGGCTCCCTCAACCTGAAGAAGGTGATTGTTATTAA
- a CDS encoding Dullard-like phosphatase domain containing protein — protein MDMDMDSALCSEMMASTFAREGCLESLKIASRLSLSSFCNVHPLRRWCKIVGKCKSQLCSHDIIELYEERKKLQKLPWPKAATYSLDTPRKKTLVLDLDETLIHSSTFRTGKHQTLVEIVGDTGISLVSVSLRPFAREFIAAATRMFEVVIFTAAGCKYANPIIDLLDCERRIHARLFREHCTTFNQHIIKDLSMFDRDSKDIVIIDNTPISYFLHPHNAIPISSWHDNRSDRELVLLMPFLRKLSTCDDVVTLIRERYHNKQEGSKSVSTLSDTHAN, from the exons ATGGATATGGATATGGATTCAGCTTTATGCAGTGAAATGATGGCTTCTACGTTTGCGCGGGAAGGCTGTCTTGAAAGCTTGAAAATAGCGTCACGTCTATCCTTATCTAGTTTTTGCAACGTGCATCCACTTAGGAGGTGGTGTAAAATAGTTGGCAAATGCAAATCACAATTGTGTTCTCACGACATTATAGAGCTTTACGAGGAGCGCAAGAAGCTACAGAAGCTCCCATGGCCCAAAGCGGCAACTTACAGCCTCGATACACCACGG AAAAAGACACTGGTGCTGGACCTGGATGAAACTTTGATTCATTCGTCAACGTTTAGGACTGGTAAGCACCAAACATTGGTGGAGATAGTGGGTGACACGGGTATTAGCCTGGTAAGCGTCAGCTTAAGGCCATTTGCACGTGAATTCATTGCGGCTGCTACTCGCATGTTTGAGGTAGTGATATTTACGGCTGCAGGCTGCAAGTATGCCAACCCAATTATTGACCTTCTCGACTGCGAGAGGCGTATTCACGCTCGTTTATTTCGTGAGCACTGTACTACATTCAACCAGCATATTATAAAGGACTTGAGTATGTTTGATCGAGATTCGAAGGACATTGTCATTATCGATAACACACCGATCTCATACTTTTTACATCCGCATAACGCCATACCGATTTCCTCATGGCATGACAACCGTTCAGACAGGGAGTTGGTGCTTTTAATGCCTTTTCTCAGGAAACTGTCGACTTGCGACGACGTCGTTACCTTGATACGAGAGCGCTACCATAACAAGCAGGAAGGCTCTAAGTCGGTATCTACCTTATCAGACACACACGCAAACTAG
- a CDS encoding RNA polymerase Rpb3/Rpb11 dimerization domain family protein codes for MMRQTPLINRPEMADMMELGQGVKKVEWITDSRSPLSGTFIVYLEDHTFGTLIRSRLSKDERVAFVGYRMPHPLENKLEIRLRCKVDSPFTVMLNAISSVRLNIGHLKKVYLSTLREKGARL; via the exons ATGATGAGACAAACACCGCTCATAAATAGGCCTGAAATGGCCGATATGATGGAATTAGGCCAAGGTGTGAAGAA AGTTGAATGGATAACTGATTCAAGGTCACCTCTATCTGGTACATTTATTGTATACCTTGAAGATCATACATTTGGGACACTAATAAGATC ACGACTCAGTAAAGACGAACGTGTTGCCTTCGTCGGATACCGTATGCCACACCCACTTGAAAACAAATTGGAAATTAGACTTAGATGTAAAGTTGATAGCCCCTTTACAGTGATGTTGAATGCAATCTCAAGTGTACGTTTGAACATAGGTCACCTGAAAAAGGTATACTTG TCAACGCTTAGAGAAAAGGGAGCTAGGCTGTAG
- a CDS encoding putative integral membrane protein: MSATIWRVLAVLLSPISWYYVVFNASFCGAICLHRYDDHRRPVGTNYGAFLNHGVSIFDPGHSRISGLLMSRKVVFGYKYNAERVKRKGTVRSQIYYDMYKEKHPLYVIHRFMHEHDPGNPNFNYDIDLATKPLCTRHIFKHYKKDNRLRFFWYASGKKKPNGPCSRYINYARCYNEFRFSKLESYYHILPYVHEHYKDDPRYIYFMNRFLAFHGRVAAAKRELLVKSVEAGLDRPEEYRRSLSWREIKEQQRREVSDLYEKHGIKDRIEVRLGGGKSFIVKPDGFTVHGEYYSRIDKKERHSPYDIYTPYYRTCNSSKRRRFRERGRPLDPKDRCATRRERLLKRRAERESREGKDAFTKKLLKKKKSFKVLPPPGWMPEECIGLVEPVIAQVNSATSGG; this comes from the exons ATGAGCGCCACTATATGGCGCGTTTTGGCTGTACTTTTATCGCCAATTTCGTGGTACTATGTCGTATTCAACGCTTCCTTTTGCGGTGCCATAT GCTTACATCGTTACGATGATCACCGACGTCCCGTTGGCACAAACTATGGCGCCTTTTTAAACCATGGAGTGTCTATCTTTGACCCAGGACATTCTAGGATCTCAGGACTTTTGATGTCGCGTAAGGTTGTTTTTGGTTACAAGTATAATGCGGAGCGAGTGAAGCGCAAGGGCACTGTTCGGAGTCAGATTTATTACGACATGTACAAGGAAAAGCACCCTCTGTATGTGATACATCGTTTTATGCATGAGCACGATCCCGGCAACCCTAATTTTAATTACGACATTGATTTGGCCACTAAGCCGTTGTGTACACGTCACATTTTTAAGCATTACAAGAAGGACAATCGCCTGCGTTTCTTTTGGTATGCTTCTGGCAAGAAGAAGCCCAACGGTCCTTGTAGTCGTTACATAAACTACGCCCGTTGTTACAATGAGTTTAGATTCAGCAAGCTTGAGAGTTATTATCACATTTTACCCTACGTTCATGAGCATTACAAGGATGACCctcgttatatatactttatGAATCGTTTTCTTGCCTTTCACGGTCGTGTTGCGGCGGCTAAGCGTGAGTTGTTAGTTAAGTCTGTTGAGGCGGGTTTGGATCGTCCTGAGGAGTATCGTCGTAGTTTATCATGGCGCGAGATAAAGGAGCAGCAGCGTCGTGAGGTTTCTGATCTTTATGAGAAGCATGGTATTAAAGATCGTATAGAGGTTCGGTTGGGTGGCGGTAAAAGCTTCATAGTGAAACCTGATGGTTTTACTGTTCACGGTGAATATTACTCTCGCATTGACAAAAAGGAGCGTCACTCCCCTTATGACATTTATACACCTTACTACCGCACTTGCAACTCATCTAAGCGTCGTCGTTTCCGTGAGCGTGGTCGTCCATTAGATCCTAAAGACCGTTGCGCTACTCGTCGTGAACGTCTCTTGAAGCGCCGGGCTGAGCGTGAGTCTCGTGAGGGCAAGGATGCATTTACAAAGAAGCTGTTAAAGAAAAAGAAATCTTTTAAGGTTCTTCCACCGCCTGGTTGGATGCCTGAGGAGTGCATTGGGTTGGTTGAGCCAGTTATTGCCCAAGTCAACAGTGCGACGTCCGGCGGTTGA
- a CDS encoding AP2 domain family protein has translation MVTKALATTLWRQKWRMPLFGCVRQYTFACRELGVNNIPSFTINATATVVYKVHSRLPWNHVQCRQFAGRQRGLKRRKTKKEPRRIQQAVGRRLELFYPKKARKTRIRLIQNSRGNVIYDPVLKRFLVMYYKQGVQVFRQFRAKGSKFEIAKSRAIAFARQMAEEHLRRYTARPGVTESTIPNPVGSNVINLESKLQPDCNLSGVRGVFFDDKTSAWAVSYKDAGVRKYRLFPTLDLGFQNSYTQAVEFLRFTLYRNHQFLHRRTRTRKNRPILKP, from the coding sequence ATGGTCACAAAAGCATTAGCCACAACTTTGTGGCGCCAAAAATGGCGAATGCCATTGTTTGGATGCGTAAGACAATACACATTTGCTTGTAGAGAACTAGGTGTAAATAACATTCCATCCTTTACGATCAACGCGACAGCCACGGTCGTATATAAAGTGCACAGTCGTCTTCCATGGAATCATGTACAATGTAGGCAGTTTGCCGGTAGGCAACGTGGACTTAAACGTCGTAAAACAAAAAAAGAACCACGAAGAATACAACAAGCAGTAGGTAGACGTCTAGAACTCTTCTACCCAAAAAAAGCCAGAAAGACACGAATAAGGCTAATACAAAACTCAAGAGGCAACGTAATTTATGATCCAGTGCTCAAGCGCTTCTTGGTCATGTATTATAAACAAGGTGTGCAGGTATTCAGACAGTTCAGAGCAAAGGGATCCAAATTCGAAATCGCAAAATCAAGAGCTATAGCTTTCGCCAGACAAATGGCCGAAGAACATCTAAGAAGATACACAGCACGCCCTGGAGTAACGGAAAGTACTATACCCAACCCTGTGGGATCAAATGTTATCAACCTAGAGAGCAAGTTGCAACCCGATTGCAACCTTAGTGGAGTAAGAGGTGTATTCTTCGACGACAAAACCAGTGCATGGGCAGTGTCGTACAAAGATGCAGGTGTTCGCAAGTATCGTTTATTTCCAACACTCGACCTTGGATTCCAAAATTCATATACACAGGCAGTGGAATTCCTAAGGTTCACCCTTTACAGGAACCATCAGTTCCTTCATCGTAGAACAAGAACGAGAAAGAATAGGCCCATACTAAAGCCATAA
- a CDS encoding V-ATPase subunit H family protein — MEPEALNKLMQQEGTTYDSVSPTFSEWVGTGALDEQSGELLKQFESLNSVERCDFIKDNELVARVLLNATYATGPGLLRRYSLERLCDVCRVDNSMYTFLLATLNDRDVFEIYFDIATHESDRKIVEKALFLLSGFIAYGSGRFTQDQMLNSLRCVLDSKIEPAPKLYAIANLLEEEGNRSVVFANNDVLVLLKSCLQHETPANAQYKAVYCLWLYSRKPEYVDAMYDHGLVHAMCNLFCTTKIEKIVRVCIRLLKNLFDNMRCLELIIEKNVAQTLTLLEYDKWRDVELYDSIHQLHAVLEGKTSKMSNFERYVKEVDTGALKWSILHSEKFWALNYGQFEQDEFSVISKLVKLLYATDDPTTVAVACFDLGEFARLYHNGKAICQKFHVKDRVMELIGNRDREVAREAMLCAQKLMVQKWQQVCSS, encoded by the coding sequence ATGGAGCCCGAAGCTCTGAACAAGCTTATGCAACAGGAGGGTACCACGTATGATTCGGTATCTCCTACGTTTAGTGAATGGGTAGGCACCGGGGCTCTTGATGAGCAATCTGGTGAGCTTCTCAAGCAGTTTGAGTCTCTCAATTCTGTGGAACGTTGTGATTTTATTAAGGACAATGAGCTTGTTGCTCGTGTTCTATTGAATGCGACTTATGCTACGGGTCCTGGTTTATTACGTCGTTACTCTCTTGAGCGATTATGTGATGTTTGTCGTGTTGACAACTCCATGTACACATTTTTGCTGGCGACATTGAATGACCGTGATGTGTTTGAGATATACTTTGATATAGCTACTCATGAGTCTGATCGCAAGATAGTTGAGAAGGCGTTATTTTTGCTTTCTGGGTTCATTGCTTATGGTAGCGGTCGTTTTACTCAGGATCAGATGTTGAACTCGCTTCGTTGCGTATTGGATTCAAAGATTGAGCCTGCTCCTAAGCTTTATGCCATCGCAAACCTTCTTGAGGAGGAGGGTAACCGTTCTGTTGTTTTTGCTAATAACGACGTCcttgttttattaaagtCGTGCCTTCAGCACGAGACTCCTGCCAATGCTCAATATAAAGCAGTATACTGTCTGTGGCTTTACTCTCGCAAGCCTGAGTATGTAGATGCCATGTATGATCACGGATTAGTTCATGCTATGTGTAATCTTTTTTGCACAACTAAGATTGAGAAGATTGTGCGTGTTTGCATTCGTCTCTTGAAGAATTTATTTGACAACATGAGGTGCCTTGAGTTGATCATTGAAAAGAATGTAGCTCAGACCTTGACTTTGTTGGAGTATGACAAATGGCGTGATGTGGAGTTGTATGATAGCATTCATCAACTCCATGCCGTTCTTGAGGGTAAAACTTCAAAGATGAGTAACTTTGAGCGTTATGTGAAGGAGGTTGACACTGGTGCTCTTAAGTGGTCTATATTACATTCTGAAAAGTTTTGGGCTTTGAATTACGGTCAGTTTGAGCAGGATGAGTTTAGTGTAATTTCTAAGCTTGTGAAGCTCTTGTATGCTACGGATGACCCTACCACTGTAGCAGTGGCATGTTTTGATCTTGGTGAGTTTGCACGCCTTTACCACAATGGGAAGGCAATATGTCAGAAGTTCCACGTAAAGGATCGTGTAATGGAGCTCATTGGTAATCGTGACCGTGAGGTAGCGCGTGAAGCTATGCTCTGCGCTCAGAAGTTAATGGTCCAAAAATGGCAGCAGGTATGCTCTTCTTAA
- a CDS encoding RNA recognition motif domain containing protein produces MMIPPVMRPHRPVPPRYTMKVDADPSIPPNQTIYIKNINERIKVDVLKAELLKMFGRFGKILDIVALTSFWRKGQAFIIFDNVESATNALHEMQGFVMDGHAMQINYAREKSDIIAKGQGTYRPRPEGPKKPRAIKDREQEQLKRFERLQHDYLTGAIEGMTGPGDPKLIQALQAAQITFQAMALTKGPGVDSHDDSSRYASTASMARGLPNRTLFVEGLPEGVSLADVNAVFARSVGFQEARVIAARKVAFIDFDNEFNAGCAMQALQEHPMGDSTLRISYAKR; encoded by the coding sequence ATGATGATACCTCCTGTTATGCGCCCGCATCGTCCGGTGCCGCCGAGATATACAATGAAGGTTGATGCTGACCCATCCATTCCACCAAACcaaactatatatatcaaaaatattaATGAACGCATTAAAGTTGATGTTTTGAAGGCCGAACTATTAAAAATGTTCGGACGTTTTGGGAAAATACTGGATATTGTAGCCTTGACCTCTTTTTGGAGAAAAGGACAAGCTTTCATAATATTTGATAATGTCGAGTCTGCAACAAATGCGTTGCATGAAATGCAAGGTTTTGTAATGGATGGTCATGCTATGCAAATAAACTATGCTAGAGAGAAAAGTGATATAATAGCCAAAGGACAGGGAACTTATAGACCAAGACCTGAAGGACCAAAGAAACCACGGGCAATCAAAGACCGTGAGCAAGAACAACTTAAAAGATTTGAAAGATTACAGCATGATTACCTCACGGGGGCCATAGAGGGTATGACTGGCCCGGGAGATCCCAAATTAATACAGGCGTTACAAGCAGCACAAATCACATTCCAAGCCATGGCGCTTACCAAAGGTCCAGGGGTCGATTCACATGATGATTCTTCAAGATATGCAAGCACTGCATCTATGGCTAGAGGTCTTCCAAATCGCACGCTCTTTGTTGAAGGACTGCCTGAGGGTGTCTCCCTCGCAGATGTGAATGCTGTTTTTGCCAGATCCGTTGGATTCCAAGAGGCTAGGGTTATTGCAGCTAGAAAGGTTGCATTTATAGATTTTGACAACGAATTTAATGCAGGATGTGCCATGCAGGCATTACAGGAACATCCCATGGGCGATTCTACACTAAGAATCAGCTATGCAAAACGGTAA
- a CDS encoding exosome complex component family protein has translation MDIKRSSRNNYFDAPSFVSDVDTTAKFDISQLYRPKIGDHVIGVVVAKNSDFYSLDIGGLTEAILPAVDGFRGATKRNRPNINEGDVIFCQITKQYPRNELPVEVSCLDVDDMKQWTTKETYFGSLEGGFMFSVPIPYSYCLSGARCHVLEKCAGRFKYEIAVGLNGRVWIKSTNEVDTILIARYIRMCFGLSLAQTEALFLYLDNA, from the exons ATGGATATCAAAAGGTCCTCGCGAAATAACTATTTCGATGCGCCTTCGTTTGTAAGCGATGTTGATACTACGGCAAAATTTGACATATCGCAACTg TATCGCCCCAAAATAGGGGACCATGTTATAGGAGTAGTGGTGGCCAAGAACTCTGACTTCTATAGT CTGGATATTGGAGGCCTCACAGAGGCTATATTGCCAGCAGTAGATGGGTTTCGTGGCGCAACCAAACGTAATCGCCCAAATATCAACGAAGGTGACGTAATCTTCTGCCAAATTACAAAACAGTATCCTCGAAATGAATTACCAGTAGAAGTATCCTGTCTAGATGTAGATGATATGAAGCAATGGACGACTAAAGAAACCTACTTTGGCTCACTAGAAGGTGGATTCATGTTCTCTGTACCTATTCCATATAGTTACTG TCTTTCTGGCGCACGGTGCCATGTTTTAGAGAAATGCGCTGGAAGATTCAAATATGAGATAGCTGTGGGTTTGAATGGGAG GGTTTGGATCAAGAGTACCAATGAAGTTGATACCATATTAATCGCCAGATATATACGTATGTGCTTTGGCTTGTCGCTGGCCCAGACGGAAgcattgtttttatatcTTGACAATGCTTAA